From Pseudanabaena sp. PCC 6802, one genomic window encodes:
- a CDS encoding efflux RND transporter periplasmic adaptor subunit yields MKYCNRVLFPSAGSWSGSEFLLGVLILFGLGGCAGNQPVVRSPQAIPVKLQRLDSNVLEDATEFVGNLEAVKKVQLRAQIEGEITEIPVIFGQRVQQGELLFRLEPAQTAPQLAGVNAQVNAAEMALKSAEANLEQTIAQRGTIESELEFNKTNFQRAKTLVDEGVAPQVSLDEKTKRVDINIAQLRAQDKVIRASRAAVNQAQANLRNAKTQVNTALVPYQLKQIRSPINGVIGNFNVRVGDYITAGQVLTTINQNDFFDLVIPVPTTYANQLRQGVSVSLIDPQSNEVLSSEGSIAFISPVVNNSAQSITTRARFPNPNGRLRDNQNVKARVTWNRRSGVLIPVTAVAQIGGQAFVFVAQKTPCREGEPPLVSDLIVCQRLIKVGEIQGQNYQAIEGLKPGDTIAVSNILSLRNGTPIRPES; encoded by the coding sequence ATGAAATATTGCAACAGAGTATTATTCCCATCTGCTGGCTCCTGGAGTGGCAGTGAATTCCTCTTGGGGGTGCTGATTTTATTCGGTTTGGGAGGCTGTGCAGGTAACCAGCCTGTGGTTAGAAGTCCTCAAGCTATACCGGTAAAACTACAACGATTAGATTCGAATGTGCTGGAGGATGCCACCGAGTTTGTCGGCAATTTGGAAGCTGTCAAAAAGGTGCAGCTAAGAGCCCAGATCGAGGGGGAAATTACCGAGATTCCCGTGATTTTCGGACAGCGAGTCCAACAGGGAGAACTGTTGTTTCGACTGGAGCCCGCTCAAACTGCTCCTCAACTAGCAGGCGTGAACGCCCAAGTTAATGCTGCCGAAATGGCTTTGAAATCAGCCGAAGCAAATTTGGAACAGACCATTGCCCAGCGGGGGACTATTGAGTCTGAGTTGGAGTTTAATAAGACTAACTTTCAGCGAGCTAAGACGCTGGTCGATGAAGGGGTTGCGCCTCAAGTTTCTTTGGATGAGAAAACTAAAAGAGTCGATATTAACATCGCCCAACTCAGGGCTCAGGATAAAGTGATTCGAGCTAGCAGAGCAGCAGTCAATCAGGCTCAAGCCAATCTGCGTAATGCTAAGACTCAAGTAAATACTGCTCTGGTGCCTTATCAGCTAAAGCAGATTAGGTCTCCTATTAATGGGGTGATTGGGAATTTCAACGTTCGGGTTGGGGACTATATTACCGCCGGACAAGTCTTAACGACGATCAATCAGAATGATTTCTTCGATCTGGTCATTCCAGTGCCGACGACCTACGCCAACCAATTGCGACAGGGGGTGTCCGTATCTCTGATAGACCCCCAATCCAATGAGGTGTTATCGTCGGAAGGCAGTATTGCTTTTATTTCTCCTGTCGTCAACAATTCTGCCCAATCCATCACCACTCGTGCCCGTTTTCCCAACCCCAATGGCAGGTTGCGAGACAATCAGAACGTCAAGGCAAGAGTGACCTGGAACCGTCGATCGGGAGTTTTGATTCCCGTTACAGCAGTTGCACAGATCGGCGGTCAGGCTTTTGTCTTTGTCGCCCAGAAAACCCCTTGCCGAGAAGGAGAACCACCCCTCGTCAGCGATCTAATCGTCTGTCAGCGACTCATCAAAGTGGGAGAAATTCAAGGGCAGAACTACCAAGCGATCGAGGGTCTAAAGCCCGGCGATACGATCGCCGTGTCGAACATTCTCAGCTTGAGGAATGGTACCCCGATCAGACCGGAATCTTAG
- a CDS encoding efflux RND transporter permease subunit, giving the protein MLLSFSSNFIKRPILTTVCTLLIVLVGAICIPLLPISYLPPLTPVTIQVAASLTGGDAITVENTVTTPLERQINGASNMQYMTSNSTATGLSLITAYFRPDQNQNLAQVDVQNRVGIASPLLPVQVQQLGVRVEKTSPAILLGIGIYSPDDSLDPKFISNYVDLQIKDQITRIPGISQVLSGGELLYAMRIWLDPKALAARGLTSQDVTRRIQEQNPLIGLGGIGQSPTAEDQTFVFTIPSATQLKDVRDFENIVLRVQPNGDLVKLKDVGRAELGAQNYNTASFTNGHQGMTMLIFQESDANALVVAEAVKQKLAELKQNFPPGLAAVPVFDTTLFVNQATTEVIWTLVKAVALVVIVIYIFLQDWRALVVPIISMPVALVGSLAIAYVSGFSLNTLTLLGLILGTGMLVDDGIVVVEAIVEKLDSSPGISPRQAAFDVMQVLTRAIVGTTMVLMAVFVPVAFFPGTTGIIYKQFALIIAFALLVSAFNGLTFNPSIGGLVMLPHTHGEKTGFMGGFFNAFNRSFDRFRERYLAVVTFLIRIRYLVLVGFGLLIATTIFLFQALPTGFVPQEDQGVFLGIINAPPGASLSYTNKVANQIWQKLKTYDEIEYVTVVSGFSNRGSIPNAGSLYVSLKPWSQRTRPEQQIDGLLERVNRDLASITDARVTALNIPAILGLGRFGGSEMQFLDSTGGTLTFDQFVANANSIVDRARTNPVIGARNIFSPTPPSAPQLEIKIDRDRLQSLNVNFNDAMATLGTYLGSSFVNQFSFGPRYYQVYVQSDAKFRSSPSDIKQIYVRSQDNQMVALSEFVTIEKTTGPQVINHFNIFRSVDIVGNPAPGYSSGQAMEGMVQAFKEKALPGTSYEWYGSAREQIASGRLAPIIFGLGLLVVFLVLSALYESFIDPFIILIVVPLAMLGALAFTMARGLENNVFCQIALLMLIGLSSKNAILVVELANQAVLKGASYTQGILSAFGQRFRPILMTAASDLAGFSVLLIASGAGANSRWSVGYAVFGGVLTATIMNLLMLPVLYVVIKTLAGKVKGKPPQPPSALPPENPNTDVMQPSG; this is encoded by the coding sequence ATGTTACTATCGTTCTCCAGCAATTTTATTAAGCGTCCCATATTGACAACGGTTTGCACCCTGTTGATCGTGTTGGTGGGTGCCATTTGTATCCCTCTATTGCCAATCAGCTATCTGCCGCCCCTGACGCCGGTGACGATCCAGGTGGCTGCTAGCCTGACTGGAGGGGATGCGATTACAGTAGAAAATACCGTTACCACGCCTCTAGAGCGACAGATCAACGGGGCCAGCAACATGCAGTACATGACTTCCAATAGCACGGCTACGGGACTGTCGCTCATTACTGCCTATTTCAGACCCGACCAGAATCAAAATCTGGCCCAAGTGGACGTGCAAAACCGGGTGGGAATTGCCTCTCCTCTGCTGCCAGTTCAGGTGCAACAACTGGGTGTGAGAGTGGAGAAAACCTCTCCTGCTATCCTTTTGGGCATTGGCATCTATTCCCCCGATGACTCCCTCGATCCCAAATTTATTAGTAACTACGTCGATCTCCAAATCAAGGATCAAATTACCCGGATTCCCGGCATCTCTCAAGTCTTAAGCGGTGGCGAACTCCTCTATGCCATGCGGATCTGGCTCGACCCCAAAGCGTTGGCGGCGCGGGGCTTAACCTCTCAAGATGTCACCCGCAGAATACAAGAGCAAAACCCGCTCATTGGTTTGGGGGGGATCGGACAATCTCCTACCGCTGAGGATCAAACCTTCGTGTTCACTATTCCCTCGGCAACCCAGCTAAAGGATGTCAGGGACTTTGAAAACATCGTACTAAGAGTTCAGCCCAACGGTGACCTGGTGAAGCTGAAAGATGTCGGACGGGCAGAACTGGGAGCGCAGAACTACAACACTGCCTCCTTTACGAACGGTCACCAGGGAATGACCATGCTGATTTTTCAAGAGTCAGATGCCAATGCCCTGGTTGTGGCGGAAGCAGTCAAACAGAAACTAGCCGAGTTGAAGCAAAATTTTCCACCAGGGTTAGCGGCTGTGCCAGTTTTCGACACTACCCTATTTGTGAATCAGGCCACTACTGAAGTGATATGGACGTTAGTGAAAGCGGTGGCTCTGGTGGTGATCGTGATCTACATCTTTCTCCAGGATTGGCGCGCCCTGGTGGTTCCCATTATTTCCATGCCCGTAGCACTGGTGGGATCTCTGGCGATCGCCTATGTCTCCGGCTTTTCACTCAATACCCTTACCCTATTGGGTCTGATCCTGGGGACAGGAATGTTGGTGGACGATGGTATTGTGGTGGTCGAAGCCATTGTCGAAAAGCTGGACAGTAGCCCGGGCATTTCGCCCCGACAGGCAGCCTTTGATGTCATGCAAGTGCTGACACGAGCGATCGTTGGCACCACCATGGTATTGATGGCGGTATTTGTGCCCGTAGCTTTTTTCCCCGGTACGACCGGGATTATTTACAAGCAGTTTGCCCTGATCATTGCCTTTGCGCTGTTGGTCTCTGCCTTTAACGGGCTGACTTTCAACCCCAGTATTGGTGGCCTTGTGATGCTCCCCCACACCCACGGAGAAAAGACTGGGTTTATGGGCGGTTTCTTTAATGCTTTTAACCGCAGCTTCGATCGGTTCAGAGAACGCTACCTTGCGGTAGTAACATTCCTAATTCGCATCCGTTACCTCGTGTTGGTCGGTTTTGGACTTCTGATTGCCACAACCATATTTTTATTTCAGGCTCTACCCACTGGATTTGTCCCCCAAGAAGACCAGGGGGTATTTCTGGGGATTATTAACGCTCCTCCTGGTGCTTCTCTCAGCTATACCAATAAGGTGGCAAACCAGATTTGGCAAAAATTGAAAACCTACGACGAAATTGAATACGTCACCGTCGTGTCCGGTTTCAGTAACAGGGGAAGTATTCCCAACGCTGGCTCTTTATATGTTTCGCTTAAACCCTGGAGTCAGCGCACAAGGCCAGAACAGCAAATTGACGGTCTATTGGAGCGCGTCAATCGAGATTTGGCATCGATTACGGATGCACGGGTTACAGCATTAAATATACCTGCCATCCTTGGGCTAGGCAGATTTGGCGGCAGTGAGATGCAATTTCTGGATAGCACTGGCGGCACTTTGACCTTCGATCAATTTGTCGCCAATGCCAACTCAATCGTCGATCGGGCCAGAACCAATCCAGTCATTGGGGCAAGAAATATTTTTTCGCCCACGCCTCCCAGTGCGCCTCAGTTAGAGATTAAGATCGACCGCGATCGCCTGCAATCCCTCAATGTCAATTTCAACGATGCGATGGCTACCTTAGGAACCTATCTGGGGTCTAGTTTTGTGAACCAGTTTTCCTTTGGCCCGCGTTATTACCAGGTCTATGTCCAGTCGGATGCAAAGTTTCGCAGCTCTCCTTCAGATATCAAGCAAATTTATGTCCGTTCCCAGGATAACCAGATGGTAGCTTTGAGCGAATTCGTCACGATCGAGAAAACTACGGGACCTCAGGTAATTAACCACTTCAATATTTTTCGTTCGGTTGATATTGTTGGCAACCCCGCACCCGGCTATAGTAGCGGACAGGCGATGGAGGGCATGGTGCAAGCTTTTAAGGAAAAGGCACTCCCCGGCACAAGCTACGAATGGTACGGCTCGGCCAGAGAACAAATTGCATCTGGTAGACTGGCACCAATTATCTTTGGTCTGGGGCTGTTGGTTGTGTTCCTGGTGTTGTCGGCGCTGTACGAAAGCTTTATTGACCCGTTCATCATCCTGATCGTCGTACCCTTAGCCATGCTGGGGGCTTTGGCATTCACTATGGCGCGGGGTTTGGAGAATAATGTCTTTTGCCAAATTGCTCTGCTAATGCTGATTGGTCTCTCCAGTAAAAATGCAATTTTGGTTGTAGAGCTAGCCAACCAGGCCGTTCTGAAGGGAGCGAGCTACACGCAAGGCATTCTTAGTGCTTTTGGACAGCGGTTTCGACCGATTTTAATGACCGCAGCCTCAGACTTAGCGGGATTCTCTGTGCTGCTGATCGCCTCAGGGGCGGGGGCAAATTCCCGTTGGTCGGTCGGCTATGCCGTTTTTGGTGGCGTACTGACTGCTACCATCATGAATCTGTTGATGTTGCCAGTGCTGTACGTGGTGATTAAGACCTTGGCGGGGAAAGTCAAAGGTAAGCCCCCTCAGCCACCTTCTGCCCTACCTCCTGAAAATCCTAACACGGATGTCATGCAGCCATCTGGTTAA
- a CDS encoding basic amino acid/polyamine antiporter: protein MASNKDYSPYSDRDFSPMTEKQTLPLNALIALVVGSMVGAGIFTLPAGFGRATGVIGGLIAWVIAGIGMLMLAFVFQTLAQRKPDLDSGIFAYAKAGFGNYIGFLAALAFWSSTCVGNVSYFVLIKSTLGTFFPVFGDGNTVPAIATASIILWIFHFMILRGVKQAAGLNTIVTIAKIVPILIFIAVLLFAFKLDVFSANLLGGQGYEAESLFAQVRNTMLITVFVFIGIEGASVYSRYAEKRTDVGKATILGFLAVLCLLILVTMLPFGLMPRTELAALRNPSMAGAFEVVVGRWGNVFISVGLLISVFGAFLAWTLFAAEVPFMAAKNQIMPHFLTRENAQKVPSISLWMTNIVVQSFLIVTLFSQNAFTLALELASSLSLIPYLLVAGYGLKLALTRETYERDAPNRTKELVIAAIATLYAILMLVAGGLGKLQLSALILAPGTILFFLARREQNRKVFTFGEWFIFSVIVIAALSALYGFATGRIVI, encoded by the coding sequence ATGGCATCAAACAAGGATTATAGTCCATATTCAGATCGGGATTTCAGCCCGATGACAGAAAAGCAAACCCTGCCCCTGAACGCCCTGATTGCCCTCGTCGTGGGGTCGATGGTGGGCGCTGGGATCTTTACGCTACCTGCTGGATTTGGTCGTGCGACGGGAGTGATCGGCGGGTTAATCGCCTGGGTGATTGCAGGCATTGGCATGTTGATGCTGGCGTTCGTCTTCCAAACCTTGGCGCAACGCAAACCCGATCTGGATTCGGGTATTTTCGCCTATGCCAAAGCTGGATTTGGGAATTATATTGGCTTCCTGGCAGCGCTGGCTTTTTGGTCGAGTACCTGCGTCGGTAACGTCTCCTACTTTGTCCTGATCAAATCAACCTTGGGAACTTTCTTTCCGGTCTTTGGCGACGGCAACACCGTTCCGGCGATCGCGACTGCTTCCATCATTCTGTGGATTTTTCACTTTATGATTCTGCGCGGAGTGAAGCAGGCCGCTGGATTGAACACCATTGTCACGATCGCCAAGATTGTGCCGATCCTGATCTTTATTGCCGTCCTCCTATTTGCTTTTAAGCTGGATGTCTTTTCTGCCAATCTTTTGGGTGGGCAGGGCTATGAGGCGGAGTCGCTGTTTGCTCAGGTGCGTAACACCATGCTCATTACGGTGTTCGTGTTTATCGGTATTGAAGGAGCCAGCGTTTACTCTCGGTATGCCGAAAAGCGAACTGATGTTGGGAAAGCCACGATTTTGGGATTCCTGGCAGTCCTCTGCTTGCTGATCCTGGTGACAATGTTGCCCTTTGGTCTGATGCCTCGCACCGAACTAGCAGCCTTAAGGAATCCATCCATGGCAGGCGCATTTGAGGTGGTTGTGGGGCGCTGGGGCAATGTATTCATCAGTGTGGGTCTGCTGATTTCAGTCTTTGGGGCATTCCTGGCATGGACTTTATTTGCCGCCGAAGTCCCATTTATGGCAGCCAAAAACCAGATCATGCCGCACTTTCTCACTCGAGAAAATGCTCAGAAGGTGCCATCCATATCGCTTTGGATGACCAATATTGTGGTTCAGTCATTTTTGATTGTGACCCTGTTCTCCCAAAATGCGTTCACACTGGCTTTAGAGCTAGCCAGTTCTCTGTCGCTGATTCCCTACCTGTTGGTGGCTGGTTACGGGCTGAAATTGGCTTTAACTCGAGAAACCTACGAGCGGGATGCTCCCAACCGAACTAAGGAACTGGTAATTGCCGCGATCGCCACCCTTTATGCGATTTTGATGCTCGTAGCGGGTGGTTTAGGAAAACTGCAGTTGTCAGCGCTCATCCTCGCCCCGGGAACCATTCTATTCTTCCTGGCTCGACGGGAGCAAAACCGCAAAGTATTTACCTTCGGTGAGTGGTTTATTTTTTCTGTGATTGTGATCGCTGCCCTGTCAGCCCTTTACGGGTTTGCAACGGGTCGGATCGTCATCTAA